A window of Sphingomonas adhaesiva contains these coding sequences:
- a CDS encoding integration host factor subunit beta, with protein sequence MIRSELVQALAQENPGLSQRDVEAIVATFFDEIVRRLAENGRVELRGFGAFSTRERDARIGRNPRTGETVDVDAKRVPFFKPGKEMRQRLNV encoded by the coding sequence ATGATTCGCTCGGAACTGGTGCAGGCGCTGGCGCAGGAAAATCCCGGTCTTTCGCAACGGGATGTGGAGGCGATCGTCGCCACCTTCTTCGACGAGATCGTCCGCCGTCTGGCCGAGAACGGTCGCGTCGAACTGCGCGGCTTCGGTGCCTTTTCGACGCGCGAGCGCGATGCGCGCATCGGGCGCAACCCCCGCACCGGCGAAACCGTCGACGTCGACGCGAAGCGCGTTCCCTTCTTCAAGCCGGGCAAGGAAATGCGTCAGCGGCTGAACGTCTGA